In Phaseolus vulgaris cultivar G19833 chromosome 3, P. vulgaris v2.0, whole genome shotgun sequence, the sequence gggATTATTCTTGACaagaaaaatatgtttagaccttttaattgaaattggTATCTTAACCATAATGTGttattataactattttcattcttgctattaattatatatatgacAATAAAAAACAATGAAAGGAACTTAGTTTTAATCTAATATATGACATTTGAGATTTTTATTTGACTTCCATTTAATTCTCGTTCCCCAAATCATAATAGTTAAGCCCAGATCATTCTATGCTAGGATTTCATTTTTAGAAAAAGTGATACTTGTAGTCGTGATTTTATATTTCAGTTAGataatcatttttaataattaattaaagaacTTACGTGTCGAAGTACTTATGTTAATGAATTCTGACAATTGTTTATTGATTTACTACTGAGACACGCACTCTTATCTAATACCATTTATTGTTGCTTAGAAAAAATTCCGATCATATATAGTCATTAAATTGTTTTCAAGCCATATGTATTcatacagttttttttttattataaatgaaacattttaaaaatttgtgttttaatatttttaattttaatcatcaaaatattttattataataaaaataattttatatacaatACGTTAATTTtactcattttttaatttttatctatacttcatacataaaaattaaaataaaatctattaaTCAAACTAATTTTggtttaaatagaaaaatatcgTCACAGAAGAGTTCTCATGTCATTAATACGATTAATTtgttggaaataaaaaaaaaactacttgtTAAAAATaggtaattattttaataagaaaatatattaataacttttaattataatttggtTGTATCGTTTTAGCttctagttatttttttttttttaaaaaaactgtgACAAACCAAAAAAGTGATTATCTTTTTACAGAGAAGTGATTATTTGATGAAAAATATTGTACATACGGGCGCTTAATTAAAAgcttaaaacaataaaaaaacatgtttaacaGAGTTAGAGGCCAATAAAATTAATCTAACTTAAATACAATACCGCTACTATAATcaatattgttttgatttgtcAATCATTCAAAATTTCTACGATTGCAAGGCAAGCAATTTTAAACTAGGAATGGGCGAAAAAGAAAAAGGTAGAGAAACAATATAGCTTTTATGTAAACAACACTCACTTGGACCAAATAATAATGCTTCTTCTTCCACGTATTCAGGAACCACATTTTCTTTGGTCAAGGGTAGTACTTGGCAAAAAATGAGATTGAATATCCACCCAAAagtaaagaaaataattgaCATTAAAAGTAACTATTAATAGAATATAGTTAGGCTAATGAACTGAGTGAACTATAATGACGAAGAActttatttgttgaattttaaaaaagaaaacactaTATGAAGAGAGTTAAATTCAGGATggttaaatatgtattttttttcactaatCTAAATTTTGGATTTGAAAAACCATTGGAATAAATCATTACGGTTTAATGTAACAAacgaaaatattataatatggtTAACatgaaataaattgaaaatgtaGCAAAAGGCGAaaaataatttgagaaaaaagtaaagaagaaaaagacataTTTAACCCGTAGGTGAAGTGCAACTGTCTGAAGAAATTGAGTTGCGAGTGTGACctttatataattgattaatgATAGGAGGCATTATCCATGTTAAGAAGAAAAAGGTAGGAAAGAGAGTTTTGGGTGGAATTGCAAGTTGTGAAAGATGAAGAAGATCTAGTGACGGTAACATGCAGGATCTGTCTCGGTGGTTTAATCTTGACCAAGAGCAACCGGTGCAAGATAGAAAACGGATAAAAATTGATTGTTTACTGAGCCATGAATGTGATGAGTTTTTAGGATATGATATGAGGGTGGACCATTCAGAACCATGTGTGTATTTTTGGGATCATGAATCTGCATGTCATGGATTTAATATCTTCACAACAGTTGTTTCCTGCTGTTCCTCATCTCCTTTAAGATCAACTGGATAATATCACAACACACTTCCATCATTCTAGTGGGCTGCTTTGTGGGCCTCAGACAGATTGGCCAACTCTGCCCATGGCCCACCAACCCACATGCCCATCCCTTCCATCTCCTTTTCATTTCAACCCTTCTCTCTATTAAAACCTCCCCCACTTTTGGGGCAACACAATACAACAAACATAAGACACACATCAAACTTCATAGAAGGAGTACCAACTCTTACTACTAACTAAACTGCTTTCATTCTTATGGAGGTTGCTGTGGAACTAGAAGATGACCTCTTTTTTGCTGACTTGAGCAAGCAAATTTCTCTCCTAATTatggatgaagatgaagatgaagaccCCCTTCCTTCTTCTCCTCAACAACACCATTTCCAGGTTTATTCATACACacttttaaataaagaaaagtacTTCTCTTCTACTTGTTTATTCAGAAAAACCTCACTTcaacttcattttctttttcttatttcagACCTTTTCTGGATCATTGTATCCTCCTCCACAGTCTGCTATGTTCTATGAGCATGCTCTGAGAAGACAAAGCAAAGGGACAGGGGTGTTTATCCCTCAATCCACACAGCCTAGAAGGAAGCACAGGAAAGGAAGATCAAGCTCAAACGCAAAACATCAAAAGCAGTCTCCAGATACAAGAACGGCTGCTCAAGTTCCTTCAAATAAAGTACTTTCAAATCAAAAAATGGTTGAGGATATGTATATGTCTTCCCACAAATCTGCATAAGTTCTATCGATTAATTCACTTTGCCAAGTTTAATTACTTCTGTATTCTTTAGTCTTTAGGCAATAATTGTATGGTTATATATAGTTTGAAGAAACCATGTACAGTGAATATGTGCTGAGAGAGATGCCAGTAGAACAATTGTATATACAGTGGAGATTGGAGAATGTTTGTTATGAATTAGTTTTTAGGGGTTTAGTTCAAGTTTAAactcaaattctaaaattatgtACAAGAGAATTTTGCTAGTGGCCAATGTCTTGTAACCTTTAGGCTGTGTTTGGTAACATGGAAATAACTCAAAAATACATAAAACCAAACCATAAGTTTTGCTTATGACAGATACTTTCTGTTTCTTCATAACGATAGAGCAACAATACTATCTTTGTACCAGAACTtccataaaattattttttgcaaaggtttttcaaacCACCCATGTCAGTTAAGCAACTGCCGcaacatatatataattatgtaacTTTCTTTTATTGCATATTATATcctcaataaaaaatttaaaataattttgttgatctaatcattaaattataattttatatcatttaataattattgtttcaaattttattaataataatatatttaaattatttatattctaatatattttaaaatatatattacatcaATCTTAATCCATATAAATAATGTGAAAAGAACTTATACTTTAAtgataagtttaaaaaaattaattaaaaaatattaagcaattaatatttaaataaaaatacgaattcaataattatatatattagaaGAAACTATAATAACTAAGTATTTTATcattcaataattttatttaaaatggaAATTTTATCAAGTCAGCCTTGAATTATAAAATACATATTATCTTGATTCTTATTATGCATattaagttttattaaaaaaaataacaatagtataaaaatatgaaattatttatattttaaaatattttcaagaaagagtatgtattactttttttatttatgtgaaAGATGTATAATTTGATTTGAGATTATTCTGAAAAACATGAGTGGCCCTTTATAAAGCAGTTGGATTGTACTTTCCGAATTCAAGAAGAGGAATGTTTATCGTCCCTCCCAAATGTTCATGAACGGTGAGGATTCCACGATCGAATAtagctatataaaaaaaatactaattgtaataattttattataaaaatatatttatattttattaaataaattttatttatatatgcaTTGTAAATACTGTTGTTActttgataaattttaaaaatatttattttaagatacTTTTTAAGAGGTGCATGGGGAATTACTaaataagacaaaaaaaaaaaagagtaaactCAATTCAATCCAATTAATTTGATTAGGTAATTGGACCCAAGTGAGACTCTTTGCATCCTTAATTAAACTATGTATAAATATGACTACAGTTATTATCACAATGTGTTATTACTATATGACAACTGTTATGTTAAATATTTCAATAACCTCGTGATATTATTATTCAGATGTCAAATCAAATTTAATCATTATGAATGATGTTTAATGAATTTTTGTGTCAATTTTCAATTACAAAAGATGACACATTTGATTCTCAGATATGTTATAGAAAGTAAAAGGTTGGAGATTTGTTAAATGTTGTGAAAGTTATaatgtgttttttatttgaaatgaaAAGGGGG encodes:
- the LOC137806857 gene encoding LOW QUALITY PROTEIN: uncharacterized protein (The sequence of the model RefSeq protein was modified relative to this genomic sequence to represent the inferred CDS: deleted 2 bases in 1 codon), with product MEVAVELEDDLFFADLSKQISLLIMDEDEDEDPLPSSPQQHHFQTFSGSLYPPPQSAMFYEHALRRQSKGTGVFIPQSTQPRRKHRKGRSSSNAKHQKQSPDTRTAAQVPSNSTFKSKNG